The nucleotide sequence ttatactcattgaattagatttataaataaatctataactaagttatacattatccaatgagtataaaatttttactatagttcaagcatacaataattagtccacTATAAcaattcaccacaattggactatagaaactgcagctatgaattaattatagaaaaatatagatctaagctacaacaaaaaatttGTATTAAAATATACTATATTATATATTctatgtgtagatctactcatatggagtccaacaaaattggattttccattttatgatttttctatgatttactatgatttttcaaagattcagccgaaataaataaaaaagaaaaagacaaaatcgTCTTTAAAAACCGCTTATAACTTGTCATGGAGGTAAAacgaatggttttaaaagtttagggagACGATTTATCTGATTGTAGAGTTTGGAGAGGGAAGTTGACTTTCGCAAAAGTTAAGACAACTAACCTGgactttttttctttatttaataaaaaaatttaaTTCGGCTGAAAGGTGGATCGGCCCATCAGTAGCCCACAGATAGCGCCCGCCTACGGCCTATCCGCGTCAGCCCGCCGGCGAGGCAACGCACGAGACCCCCAAATTCGCGAGGCGACCATGGCAGgccgcgccggcggcggccgccggccaCGCGCCGTCTTCATGGCGTTCGGCACTCAAGGCGACGTCTTCCCCATCGCAGCATGCTTCTCTTCCTTCACCTCCCCCGCTCCCCCTCTCGCAGCTGACTTCTGGAGACAATTTTGCTTCCTTTTGCTCCACCTGTTACTAAGCCGTCAGAATACACCAGAATTAAGCTCAGGGACTCGATTTAGTTTGGAGGGCTGTGCTTTCAATTTGATTCCATCTGCATTCGTTCTGTAGGCGCTTGCTGCAGCTTTTGGGCGTGACCAGCAGGAGTATGCTGTGGTGTTCATCACTCATTCCGCGCACCGGGTAAGAAGGCTTGCTAAAGGGGAACAGTTTTCATACTCCGGTTTACTTCATGTGCCATAATGTAATGAACTTGGTGCAGAGTTTGTCAGCACATCTAGCGGCCAGCAATGTCAGATACATGCCTGTGTCAAGCCCGCCTGTCCTCGCTGCCGAACAGGTAGAGAATATCTCAAGTAAGTGCCACTGCCAGGAGGCTAATTGAATCACATGTGGTCCAGTTATTTCCTGGAAAAAAAAACGATTATTCATGCAACTATCTTTCTTAGGCGATTCTATTCAATCAAATCATGAGCGTGAGTCCTTTTCAATGCGGAAAAAAGCCATTCAGATGGAGCACAGGAAAGAATGCTTGTCTTCTATTGAAGAAGTTTTTGGAAACAATCCAAGCATCAGTGGGGATTTTATTGTGATCAATTTCTTTGCTTTGGTAAGTAACTAAGTAGTATCTTTGTTCATGTATAAGTTAGAACTTGGTTTTGTTATTTTCTTCAAAATATTCTGTTCAGTTATTAAAAGTGGTGGTAATGATATGAAAACCCTGATTCACAACACATGTTGAAAATTGAAATAATGGATTTTATCACACATGACAGAGGACATATCCACGATATTTTTAACCAATCAGTTCTATATTTAGGAAATCAGAATCATTTCTAATAACCTAATTCAGCAACAAAATGCTTTTTATGCTATCATAATATGGGTCATCTCATGATTTAGGAAGGTTGGCACCTCGCAGAACTATTCcaagtaaagtgtgtcattgctGCTCCCTATTTTGTTCCGTATAGGTACTTGGGCTATATTGATTTCGATTTCACATATGCATTTTAAATTATTTCATTAGGGGGTTATCTAATCTTCTACAGTATTACTCTATTAGATATGTATCAGTAATTTTAGTGTGTTTATGCCTCATTTTCAATAATTTAATATTCTggcacttgttttttttttcagtgcTCCTACATCATTTGAACgtcaatttaaacaaaattttccTCTACTGTACAAGTACTTCCAAGAAGCTCCTGCAAACACGGTACAGAATAATGCCTCATAACAATGTTTTCTCTCTCAAATCTTCTTTGTCATTGGATTTATCAGTTTCGGATTGGCAAACATATCTTTTAAAGTAGCTACTCTATTTAACTTATCTGCATGGCGTGCAGATAAATTGGGTCGTCTTCTAGAGACATAGTCTCATGACTATTACCATTTTATGTATTTCACACAGTgcccattattattattatataagaGGAAACAATAGAGCACTTCATTCTGTAGACACCAAGCCCTGTAGAGCAGTTGGGATATCCGTTAGATCCTTGAGGCTGAACACTTTTACCATTCTATGTAATTATCAGGTTTGCCATAGTGCCATACACCATACTTATGCTATGTGATTTTTATTCTATCTCTACCTCTGTgacacagacattgcagattctCATATGTTAGCATCTGAAATGTATGAGAAATGTTGTATGCCTCTTAAGCATTGAGGGGGAAAAATGCTACATTAATGTTGTAAAGCAATGGTAGGTCTGCTGGACTGACATTATCGACTGGATGTGGGCACTCTTCACGGAAAGTTGGGGATCATGGAGAAATGATTGTCTGAATCTTAGCCCTATTCCTTTCACAGTGGGTATTATCTATAATTGTTTTTGTTTGTATGTTTGCAGTCCTGTTTAAGCTGTTGGAACATTACTGAGGTCAGGTTTTCTGATAACTGCAGGATCCAGTAACCAATCTTCCTTTGTGGCATGTGCGAGAGGATTCACCTTTATTACTGTTAGTATCATGCCTTTGATATATGAAGCCTATGCCTTATATGAGAACAATCAAGTTAATACACCTTCATATTCTATATTCTGTGAGCTACTGCTTTGACAACGGAAAACTTAGGAAATGAaatattgtgattgattgatggTAATTAATTGTACAATGATAAACCACCCTTGTATTAGTTTATACTGGATAAATGattattagttttgtttttccaggtatggttttagcaaagAAATTGTGGAGTGCCCAGGTGAGCTCTGGTGCCCCCACATTTTTTTAAAATCATTTTAGATGTTTATATTTCTTcacatttcatgtacctaatttCAGTAATACTTTACATAACATCATGGTAGGATATTGGCCATTCAATGCTCATGCTTGTGGCTTTTGGTTTCTTCCTATGGCTTGGCAATTTTCTTGTGACAAATGCATGGAGTTGTCTGGAAATACCAATTCTTCATCTAGCGGTATGTTGTGTGCAAACCATTTTTCCCTGGAACACTTCCTGACAAGGAATGCTTATTCATCAAGACCTATATTTGTAGGATTAAGTTCCATTGGTAGGTGTGTTCTCATCCAATATTACTCGTATTGTTATTTTTACTCTTTCTATCCTGGTGCTTGTGCATTGCAATGGATCTCCAACAAATATTGAAATTATGTCTCTACTCATGGAGCTATTCATCGTTCACAAATATTATTTTTTAACCTTGAAGCTACATAGATTTTCTGACCTATCATTAATCCATAACCTCAAAGAAATTCAGTACAGCTGTGCACAAAGGATTCACTGAGCATACACATATGCATGAACAAATCAATGCACAAAAGTCCTCGGAGTTAAGGCATAGTAGAACTTTAGAACTAACCACCACCACCAACTAATCTTTTTAAGTAGTGTATATCAGAGTATGTAGATTGTAGAACCTAAGTTGATCAGCTCTCATTGCCTTATTTTGCTCTAAATGTAGCTGTTAGTAGAAAGTTATGGACATGGCTTTGCACTTTGCAAAACATTCTACGTTCTAGGTCTAGCTTCATTTTACATATCTATGTTCTATGTTTTTAGGAGTTTTTTTTCCTCTTGTCATTCCAAATCTTCTTAGAAATTTGCCAGATTTTTTTTCTTACATATTTTCTTTTATGACCAATCTGGTGCAGAATGGGCTTTCTTAGAAATCCTAAAGTGTTTTTAATGGTGCTTAAGGCTGCCATAGAGTCATCAGACTATAGATTCATCCTTTTTTCATCTGGATACAAGCCATTGGATTCTGCAATCCAATCCATTGCTTCATCAGAAAATGAATCAAGAGGTGTGGAGTCACCTTCTCTTGGTGGTGACAGCACTCTCCTTTTTAATGGCCATCTTTTCTGCTTTTTAGGGTGAGTACTAGATTGATGTTATATATGCTTGTCCTGCCATGTGGAATTGGTTGTGAGTAATATTACAATTTTCAGATCAATACCGTACAGTTGGCTTTTTCCTAGATGTGCAGCTGCTATTCACCATGCTGGCAGGTAAGAGAGCACTCATTTTTTCTCTCATTGGCAAGCGTCTGATTCATAATCTTGCACGATACTGGTACTTCCGCAAACGATTTTATGTTTTTACTGCTTTGATAACAGTGGATCTACAGCTGCAGCACTACTTGCTGGAATCCCTCAGGTGACAGCAGTTTCTATAGCTTCGTCATGTTTGAGGCTGTCTTTCTGCTGCTCTTTTCTTGTCCTTTACTAAACTTGTGATACTTGGATGTGTAAGAAGCATCAAGCCTAGTAATTCTATAACAAAAAATTGAAGTTCTGATACCGATTCAAACAAATACGTCATCTTCAAGATTCTGCATTTTCTTGACCATTTAATGATATGGCTACCTGCTTTGGGATTGACCCATTGTACTAAATCTTTTCATGCAGGTAACATGTCCTTTCCTGCTGGACCAATTTTACTGGGCAGAGAGGCTACATTGGTTAGGAGTGGCGCCTGAACCCCTACAAAGACAAAATCTAGTCCCAGATAATGATGACGCCTTGAGCATCCACAATGCTGCCGATGTGCTAGTTGGAGCTATCAGATCAGCTTTATCACCGGAAATCAAAACTCAGGCGGCCAGAATTGCTGATAGGCTTTCTTTTGAGGTGCGTTGTCTCGATGGAACTCTACAATCATTGTATCAAGGGTATAGCCATATAGACCAATGCTTATTATTTTCAAAAAAAGATTGAAAACTTACTACTTTTCACTTTGTTATATTGTGCACAGGATGGGATTGGAGAAGCCCTCAGGATCTTGAAGGATAGAGTGTTGACTCAGAACAAAACCTGAGCCATGATATCTGTGTGGCAGTAGGAATCAGGACCAGAAACATCTAAAATTACTGATCATAATACTCTTAGAAAACAATGCACGCAATTATTGTGTCAGtttttgtgtgtgtttgtgtgttgGGGTTGGGGGTTGGGGGTTGGGGGTTGGGGGATTGAGTTGCTTtgtttcttgatgggaagacggAATAAAAGGCTGATGCCTCTGCCAATAGAGAttgtaaaaagaaagaaaaaaaatgcaattctcaaTTCCCGAAGAGAGAAACAATTTTAACTTTGACCACCTCTATAGGAAAAAAGTATTAATCAAATAAGTATCGTTATAttgattatgaaatatattttcatagtaaaactatttagagacataaatattgatattttttctataaaataaGTCAAACTTGAGAAAATTGCATtgtttttgggacagagggagtagtagcATAATTGGCAACATATTGTTTTATCTCGTCATGTAAAGTGACCCAAACTGAGATATTTTCCATCCTAAACAAAAACATAATAAATATTGATTTGAGCAATATGTCTGTTAGAAGCTGCAGTCAAATTTTTAGGCCTTTTAAAGCTTCAAATTACTACTTTAAAATAGCTGAATTTTGGAAAGGTTCGAACCAGAATGGTTCAGTTAGCACTCAAGAGTCAATGCCTGGGCAAGTTGGAACATGCAGAGCTAGCAAACCACTCTCCAGTCTTGGCTCCACCACCAGCTCCATGCAGCTCTTTCACAGGCAGAGCAAGCAAACTACTCCACGCACGAAAAAGCACGGCAAATCTGGCTTCGGTGGCTTGCCGCTATAAATTCATAAAATCCAGCGCGCTCCAACGCCGCAGGATTTAGCCATTCACCACCGGTTCGTTTCGCTTTCCGGCTAATttgttgagagagaaaaatactgttccagctgaaaaaacaagttgaaaaagacGAATTACAAGAGAAACGAACAGGGTTTCCACTccagaaaaaacaagctaaaaaagaaaaaagacggattataaggaGCCAGCACACCACACCTGACCGAGTGACCGCTCAGAGTCAGAGAAAACACTTCTGGATTCCACTCCAGAAATTAATGCAAGCATGCCGCGCCACCTCGCGCTCCACGCGATCGCCGCCGCGCTGCCGGCGGCGTCAGGGCCAGGCAGCCACCTCGGCCCTGCGGTGTCCGCCGCGGCAGCTTTCCTGGCCGTGTgcgcgctggcgctggcgctgtGCGCGTCGCACTCGGCGCCGGGGCCTGGCGGGCGGCTGCGGCGCGCCCTGGCCAGCGTGAGCCGGCGGCGGACGGAGCCAGCCATCGCGGCCGTGCACCAGGTGCAGCCCGGCGGCCTGGAGGCGTCGCCGTGCGTCTGGCAGAAGGGCATCCTCATGGGCGGCAAGTGCCAGCTCCCCGACTTCTCCGGCGTCATCAACTACGACCCCGCCGGCAACCTCGTCGCGCCCGCCCGCCCTGGCCGCCCCGTGCCCGCCACCATTGGGCTTGGCTGGTGAAAGACTGAAGAGGATTGATCGATCAAGCAGTATATTATAGGAGTTCAAAAAATTCGTGTGTCCATTTCTGTTTGGAGTTCGAATTTCACTGTTCCTGATATTTTGCACTACATTTTGGTAGCTAATAACTGAAGTTGCCACCTGAATCTTGTTCTTCAGTTTGACACATCTGGTGTGCCAACATGTACGTGTTGCACTGCTCCGTAATAAAGAAAAAGTTTGGTAAACCGACATTGTTCACCCATCAAACTTCTTAACTGGGATTATCAATATATAAAATGTTACGTAGGTTGATAACACATGATTGACATTGCTAGATTAATCACGTATGGAAAATCCTTTCATAGCATACAATACAACTTGATCTATAGTACTaacttcgttctaaattataattcgtttgattTTTTTTGGCTCCAAGTTTGATCACTCGTCTTATTTAAAAATTTATGTAAAATATCACAtcttttgttgtggcttgctttattaacaaaagttcttcaagaataacTTAAATTTTTTACtatgtttgcacaaattttttgaataagacgagtaaTCAAACTTGGGgttaaaaaagtcaaacgaattataatttagaactgAGGGAGTATATATTTATACAAGTTGCATGTTAAATGTCGTATTCGAGATCATGCCAATGTCCTAAAAATGACTTATATTTAGGATAAGAGACAATGCGAAGAGAATGTTCTCTTAATTTGCGACAAATGCCAAAAGttatttgacaatgtgatgcgaTGTGGTTCTTGCGGCTGCGGTGGCAAGCCTGCAGGTGGAAGAATCGGGTGTTCGCGTCTCCCTCGGCGAGGAACAGCAGACGTGAGCGCTGACGGGCGATTGCCAGGCAAGGACGTCAAGAATCCAAGACATTTGCGTTTTAGCTCTTTGCGAAGCGCCACTTCCTCAGGTGACAGCGACCTGGTTTCCTGCGTGTTAAATGTCGTCTTGGAGATCAGGTCAATGTCCTACATTTGTACTGTGGTTTGCAGGACAGAAAAAAAATCACTCCAGCCTAATCTTAAGTAGGAGTTGGTCTACGAGTCCACGGGAAGACCGAAGGCGAGTGTCCTGTCCGTGACGGCCACGACAAACTCCAATCGCAAATAAAAGCTGGCATATTCCATACGCTCGGTGCTAATACTGCTAGTGCTAGCTTTTTAAACCGCCAAGCTCAAAACCAGTATCCTCCGCAGAGGAGAGTGCAGCATCAGAGCATCTCTTCTCGGCTTCTCCAAGGGCAAACAAGAACAAGAGAGCCATGGGCGCGAGCCATCTTGAGCAAACCAATGCTCTCTTCAGGAAAAATCTTGTAATCCAGGTGACCCCCGCCTTGATCTCCCTCTTGTTTTGGATTTTTTCCAATCAAGGTTGCATCTTTCAAGTTCTTGCGTCGAATGGATGAAATTGATCCTTTGGTGATTCCATCACTGACTGACAGAATTTGGTGCAGTTGCAGCATGAATAATATACCAAGATTCAATTTTGCTCTCACTAGTCACTAGTATAGATGCAAATTCCCTGCACTGACGCTACTTTGAATTTCGACTCGTTTTTGAATCTGCGGCTCCATGAACAATACACCAAGATCACTCATCATGACACTGAATTTCAACTCGTTTATTTCACTCCCGATCCGCAGAGGCGCGCCTGCAAGACGAACTGCTGTCTGATCTCGTTCCCGCTGCTCCTCTGCTCCGTCATCGGCGGCCTACAGATCGCCATCAACCACGCATCGTCGTCGCAGGGAGAGGGAGGTGCTATTCCTGCTACCCATCTCGACTGCAGCTGCAGCAACGTCAGCGTAGACGAGAACGCGATGGGAGGCATAGAATGCCCTTACCAGTACGAGTACGAGTGCCCGTTGCCTCGCGCGCCCAAACAGCCCCCTTTCCTCAAGACCCCAAATCCCAAGTACAGCGCGGTTCAAGATGGCCTCTTCCCGTACACTGATCTCCCAGATGCGTCGTGCAGAGTCAATGGGTCTTGCGCGGCAACATTCCTTGTCACTGGCGACAACCACTCTTTTGTAGAAAGTAGGTTTTTTTTGCTGTTCAATTGTCCATTCTGACAGAGTGCAGTGCAGTGCGAGCTTTCTGTGAGTGGTTTCTGAAATAGCCTTTTTCTCCTTGCAGGTGTGATAGATAACATTTTCACTGCTCATAGTTCTTCAGTGAACTTGTCGGCAGATGTTTCTGCGTTGTCTGATTTTGTTCTGGTAGGCTGCTTCATTCTTTGAGTTCTCTGTGTATGATCCTTATTGGCAGGGCAATTTTGTGATGTTTGAATATCTGCAGGCAGATTATGGAGAATCTTTTCTTCAGAACAAGTGCTTCCCTAACTTGACACTTTCTTATCCAGTTCAACATGGCAATCGTACCGTGAGTCAAGGTAACTATTATCCCCATGTAAGATCAAATGCTGCATTGCTCACTGACGATAAAAATTTCGGTTCAACTAAATAAAAGGTCGCAGTGCCAATGGCTTCAGCTGTTGCTGACACTGGTAAAGATATTTGGGATTAGTACGGTCTTTTAGCACATGGCAAAATgataaataaatccacaagcaatTCTCCTGTCTTACTATTTAGCAATGTTACTACATTTTGCCTATTACTCATGCTTACCGGAACTCTTGGAGTAGATATACAATGCACAGAAGGATTAGTGCTCTGGCGTGACAGTTCAAGGCTAATTAATGATGAATTATATGGAGGTTATTACCAAGGGAATAATAACCATAAGACCGACGCAATTGCTGCAGGTCATATTTTTGAATCTTTGTGCTTTCAATCAGCTATTCTAACTGCTGCTCATTGGCATCTAATATGTGGTTCATCTACGTGATGCAGCATATGATTTCTTAAGTTCTGATCAGGGCGAATTCAACCTGATCATCTCATACAACTCCACAAACTATGGTTTTTATGATGAATCAGAACAATCTGTCCCTGTGCTTAATAATCAAGAACGTCCAGTGCAAAAAGCTAATTCGGATCAAGTCCCACGATTAGCTAATATGGTATCGCTTTTCCTAGTTGAGATAAATAATAGTATATCTATTTGGAAAACTTTTCtttagtttctttcattggaACCCCTTTGTTCTCTAAACATTTTGTTCATTCTCATATGCTTCTTGATTGACTTCGTTCATGCACTACTACTCTCTTTGTTGTCAAACTATTTGTGGCACCCTTTCATCATTGTTTTACACTTCAGTTTCAATTTTTCAGGCCTCAAATGCATACCTTCATTTAAAGGGTAATGGTCTCAAGATGTCATTTGAATTTGTTAAAGACATGCCTAGAGCAGCTATACCAGCTGTACACAATGACCGGTTTGATCTGGCTCCATATATAGGGCAGCTACCTTTTGTATGGACTATGGAGCTTCTTTTTCCGGTACGACAAGCCTTTGTAGATTCCTTTTGTATAGCCAATATGAATTGGATGATCTGATATGTTTTGGTGTCACTAGAAGAAGCATACAAATGTGGTTACATTATAAATATTTTCATATCTCGTGAACCGGTGAGTTGGTTCTGCAGGTAATTTTGACAAACCTTGTATACGAGAGACAAAATAGGCTaaagataatgatgaagatgcatGGTCTTGGAGATTTACCGTATTGGACTATATCCTATTGCTATTTTCTACTATTGTCGCTGCTTTATGTGCTGTCCTTCATGCTATTTGGTTCTGCCCTTGGTAAGATACATTACTTTTAATACTAGGAATGTACTTTATAATAATCAAAATGAGGGAAGGGTGtcaggcttgccactaacacccttccccagaccccgcacagagcgggagctctctgcactgggtacgccctttaaacATAGGATGAACTTATAGTGGTTCTGATCATGAGGGAATTGACGCAAGCACCGATATAATTGCAGTTAGATCTTGGCTTCTCTTTATACGAAATTATTTTACTTTTTATGCTAATTTTAATGAAAGGGAAAGGAGCCTCATGGTACTATTATAAATTGGAAGCAAACCTAATGATACTTCAATTTCTATGTTCAGGATTAACATTCTTCCGCCAGAACAACTATGGCGTGCAGTTTGTATTCTTTTTTGCTTACATGAACTTGCAAATTTCATTTGCATTTCTTATGACAACATACTTCTCTAATGTGAGGACAGCTACTGGTATGCTTCTGTTAATGTGTGCATTATATCCATTTTATCAGATAGTATGAAGTATCTGTAGTTCTTTACTGAACTGATTATCTGGCATCTCTTCATGCAGTGACAGGATATTTGTACATATTTGTGTCTGGCCTTTTGTCACAATTTATATTCAGATCCTATGTTGAAGATGCTAACATCTCAAGTATGTACAAAGTTCACTAGCTATATCTTAATGAAGTCGATATGCACGATGTTAGTCATCTTCTTTTTTATGTAAGTTTTTTTCGTTAATTCTAATAAGTTGCTTGGAAATTTTGTGTTTTCTCATTTCAAGGAAGCTGGATCACACTTATGGAACTTTTACCTGCATTTTCCTTATACCGCATTGTCTATGAATTCTCACGATTTGAACTGCTTGGAAATTATATGGCCTTCTCGGGGATTCAGTGGACTGATATGACTAATCCAGAAAATGGATTGGCAGGTGTGCTTACCATTATGGTACTAGAATGGTTCGTATTCCTTTTACTTACATTCTATTTGGACCGTTTTCATTCCTTCAAAGACGGAATGAAAAAAGCAGCAGTATTTGTTCGCTCCCGCATAAATGGGAACCATGTTGAAACTGCTCAGCAGCAGAACATACAACTTCAGGAATTCAGAGCTTCCGTTGAATTGGAGAGAACAGATGTCATCAAAGAGGTGTGCTCTGCTCTATTCTTTGGTACACTCCCAtccttttttcttgtttttttagaAAGAGCTTCAGGAGTCTGTTGAGATAATTAGAGAGGAGTTTAAACTACACAATGTACTACCTAAAAAGTTACACTAAACATTATTTTCAGGTTAGTTGTTATTAAAGTAACCTTATGAAGCATTGAATTTTAGCAAGTCCCATATTTTTTTGAACATACCTGGTATTTTAATGAGTTCTAGTGTTTTCTGCTTCATACAATGGTTActgcatatattttatactaaaattacAGCTTTAGTTCATTGCAATTTATGAATGCATAATCTGCAATTTTCGgttccaaaaataaataaataaactttaCACAAAACCTCAAGCCCGACAAAATTTGGTCTTTGTTGGCATAAAGATAATTAACAATTTACAAGTGTTTCTATAGTCAGACAAGGACAAAATTTTGATATATTACCatacaaagacaaataacaaatcacaaaaatAACAATTTAGTTACTTGTACTAGTTGATTGTACAAGAATATTGCCTGAAATCATTTTAAAATTTAGGCACCTGAAATATAGAAGTGAAAAATATATTAAAATACCAGAGCTTGAAATATAGAATCAGATTAATCTATATTCTTAGTCACTTGTGAAGTAGTGCACATCAATTTATCATTTTCATCTTTCTTTTCAGAGAGAGATAGTTGAACAGATATCAGAAGAATCTCGCAGAAGCTATTCAGTCATATGCGACAATCTTGAGAAAGTGTACCGTGGAAAAGATGGAAATGCAGATAAAATTGCAGTTAGAGGGATATCCATTTCTATGTCACGTGGACAGTGTTTTGGTGTTCTTGGTCCAAATGGTGCGGGAAAGACCACTCTTATTAACATGGTAAGTTCAAATATAGATTTGGATACAATAGGTTATGGTATGTAAGTACAGGTCAATCTCTCTATTTAGAGAAGGTGGTTAATGACTCAATTATGCGTTCTttcaaatctaagaaaaaaaaagtttggGTGTTCGTGTAGTATAAAACTGAACTCCAGAGTTTGCCTCCTATATATTTTAGCTTTTGCAAATATCCATCAGCTATACTGATTATCATGTTTTGAGTAATCTTAACCTGTCAACAGCTGACTGGATTTTGTAAACCTACCTCTGGCACTGCATACATTGAAGGGATGGACATACGCTTCGACATGGACAGAATATATACAGGAATTGGTGTTTGTCCACAGGATGAGTAAACTATTCTATCTCACTCAGATGTTTCGTCTGAACCAGTTTTTCAGGTTAGCTTATTTAGTTGCGAACTTTGTGATGACTTTCCTCTTTCCTGGATGACTTGATGCAGCCTGCTATGGGAGAACCTGACTGGTCGCGAGCATTTGTTGTTCTATGGCAGGCTTAAGAAATTAAAGGGTGCAGCATTAGCTGAGGTATTGTTTGACCTGACTGCTCTAATATTGTGATGGGTTATTTTGATGTTTTTCTTTCTGTCATTATTGATCACTTGAAGTACTATCAAGAGTAGATGAATGGAATTAAAATACTAGTCACTGTAGTCTGTAGGGTTCTTTCCAGGCAAGAATCATCTCTTGTTTGTGGGCTCTGTTGGCCCTGGGATTACCGGAACGGGTGAGCCGATCGCTCACCGGCGTTGCCGATCagacactatggctagaggtagaagaaaggaGTGAGAAtagagcacacacacagcacaagcaccaacgttggccggagctctgcagaggagatggtaaAACGGAACTCGctttctttactgagttgcagtgggaagatatatatacaactctacccatctaatcctagtacacagacatgtcaggctgtcaTGCTG is from Miscanthus floridulus cultivar M001 chromosome 7, ASM1932011v1, whole genome shotgun sequence and encodes:
- the LOC136463022 gene encoding sterol 3-beta-glucosyltransferase UGT80B1-like produces the protein MAGRAGGGRRPRAVFMAFGTQGDVFPIAALAAAFGRDQQEYAVVFITHSAHRSLSAHLAASNVRYMPVSSPPVLAAEQVENISSDSIQSNHERESFSMRKKAIQMEHRKECLSSIEEVFGNNPSISGDFIVINFFALEGWHLAELFQVKCVIAAPYFVPYSAPTSFERQFKQNFPLLYKYFQEAPANTVCWTDIIDWMWALFTESWGSWRNDCLNLSPIPFTDPVTNLPLWHVREDSPLLLYGFSKEIVECPGYWPFNAHACGFWFLPMAWQFSCDKCMELSGNTNSSSSGMLCANHFSLEHFLTRNAYSSRPIFVGLSSIGRMGFLRNPKVFLMVLKAAIESSDYRFILFSSGYKPLDSAIQSIASSENESRGVESPSLGGDSTLLFNGHLFCFLGSIPYSWLFPRCAAAIHHAGSGSTAAALLAGIPQVTCPFLLDQFYWAERLHWLGVAPEPLQRQNLVPDNDDALSIHNAADVLVGAIRSALSPEIKTQAARIADRLSFEDGIGEALRILKDRVLTQNKT
- the LOC136463023 gene encoding uncharacterized protein translates to MPRHLALHAIAAALPAASGPGSHLGPAVSAAAAFLAVCALALALCASHSAPGPGGRLRRALASVSRRRTEPAIAAVHQVQPGGLEASPCVWQKGILMGGKCQLPDFSGVINYDPAGNLVAPARPGRPVPATIGLGW